In a genomic window of Mucilaginibacter sp. KACC 22063:
- a CDS encoding LolA family protein, with amino-acid sequence MKKTILFTIISLATLGKTFAQKDTQAKAILDQVTNKYKTYDAVKTDFVFALENPQANIRETQTGTLVAKSKSNKFKVTIYGKPVAGKPVIAQEIISDGKSQWTYLKKDNEVQVNEVDKSGEGLNPAQIFTIYQKGFKYLYTGDQKLNGKLCQVIELSPLDAKKSIFKVRLFIDKAQKQIYSALIFDRNGNKYNYTIKSFSSNANVPDNTFTFDPKAHPGVEVVDLR; translated from the coding sequence ATGAAAAAAACTATCTTATTTACTATAATCAGTCTGGCTACATTAGGCAAAACTTTTGCTCAAAAAGATACCCAGGCTAAAGCCATATTAGATCAGGTTACCAATAAGTATAAAACTTATGATGCTGTAAAAACAGACTTTGTTTTTGCATTAGAGAACCCGCAGGCTAATATTAGAGAAACACAGACAGGTACACTTGTTGCTAAATCAAAAAGCAATAAATTTAAAGTAACCATTTATGGTAAACCTGTTGCAGGCAAGCCGGTGATTGCTCAGGAAATCATCAGCGATGGTAAAAGCCAATGGACTTATCTTAAAAAGGATAACGAGGTTCAGGTAAATGAAGTGGATAAAAGCGGCGAAGGTTTAAACCCTGCCCAGATATTTACCATTTACCAAAAAGGCTTTAAGTATTTATATACAGGTGATCAGAAACTGAATGGCAAGCTTTGCCAGGTGATTGAGCTTAGCCCGTTGGATGCTAAAAAGTCGATATTTAAAGTGCGTTTATTTATTGATAAAGCTCAAAAGCAAATTTACAGTGCTTTGATCTTTGATAGAAATGGTAACAAGTATAACTATACCATTAAGTCGTTCAGTAGTAATGCAAACGTGCCAGATAATACTTTCACGTTTGACCCCAAGGCACACCCTGGAGTCGAGGTGGTTGACTTACGATAA
- a CDS encoding MBL fold metallo-hydrolase, translating to MIVTFLGTGTSQGVPVIACNCEVCKSTDKHDKRLRSSIMLQDDDGTAVVIDTGPDFRYQMLREDVQRLDAVVFTHEHKDHIAGLDDIRAFNFKQQKAMDIYATERVQEALRREFYYVFTEFKYPGIPQMNLHTISLQRFSAAGMNFTPIEVLHYKLPVLGFRIKDFTYITDAKTISDAEKEKIKGSKILVINALQRQSHISHFTLEEAIDFAQEIGAEETYFTHISHRLGKHADVSKELPKGIYLAYDRLKISI from the coding sequence GTGATAGTTACGTTTTTAGGGACCGGAACATCGCAGGGAGTGCCCGTTATAGCCTGTAACTGTGAAGTATGTAAATCAACTGATAAGCATGATAAGCGGCTGCGTTCGTCAATTATGCTGCAGGATGATGATGGTACTGCCGTGGTGATTGATACCGGCCCCGATTTTAGGTACCAGATGCTTCGCGAAGACGTACAGCGGCTTGATGCTGTGGTTTTTACCCATGAACATAAAGACCATATTGCTGGTTTGGATGATATCCGTGCTTTTAACTTTAAGCAGCAAAAGGCAATGGATATTTACGCAACAGAGCGTGTGCAAGAAGCGCTGAGGCGAGAATTTTATTACGTTTTTACGGAGTTTAAATATCCGGGCATACCTCAAATGAATTTGCACACGATCAGTTTACAGCGATTTAGCGCGGCAGGAATGAATTTTACTCCCATAGAAGTGCTGCATTATAAACTGCCCGTTTTAGGTTTCCGCATAAAGGACTTTACTTATATCACCGATGCTAAAACAATAAGTGATGCGGAAAAGGAAAAAATAAAAGGCAGTAAAATATTAGTAATAAACGCATTGCAAAGGCAAAGCCATATTTCGCACTTTACACTTGAGGAAGCCATTGACTTTGCACAGGAAATAGGAGCAGAAGAAACCTATTTTACCCATATCAGCCACCGCTTAGGTAAACATGCAGATGTAAGCAAGGAACTGCCCAAAGGCATATACCTGGCTTACGACCGGCTGAAAATTAGCATTTAG
- a CDS encoding NUDIX hydrolase — protein MFTRQELIDYSNEAREKWLIHISIDCVVFGFHEGQLKVLLLKVKDEDKWYLPGGFVQKQEPLDDAASRILRERTSLDQIFLQQYHVFGDPNRTRPHNEMYKGIVDDEKNNWFSNRFISIGYYALVDFHNTIPVPDLHAELCTWFSLNELPALNLDHKQILDNALYALRLQLNYQPIGYNLMPHEFTMPELQKLYETILDKKLDRRNFQRKILAYDILDRSEYPRKGGAHKAPYLYSFNLEKYQQALKEGLSSGW, from the coding sequence ATGTTTACAAGACAGGAATTAATTGATTATTCAAACGAAGCCAGAGAAAAATGGCTGATACATATATCTATAGATTGTGTGGTTTTTGGATTTCACGAGGGGCAACTTAAAGTACTTTTACTAAAAGTAAAGGATGAAGATAAATGGTATTTACCCGGTGGATTTGTGCAAAAGCAGGAACCTCTTGATGACGCAGCCAGCCGCATACTAAGAGAACGTACCAGCCTCGACCAGATTTTTCTGCAACAGTATCATGTATTTGGCGACCCAAACCGTACAAGGCCGCATAATGAAATGTATAAAGGCATTGTTGATGATGAAAAAAATAATTGGTTTAGTAACCGTTTCATCAGTATCGGTTATTATGCACTTGTTGATTTTCATAATACGATACCTGTACCCGATCTGCATGCCGAATTATGTACCTGGTTTAGCTTAAACGAACTTCCGGCACTTAATCTCGACCATAAACAGATATTGGATAATGCGCTTTATGCACTAAGGCTTCAACTTAATTATCAGCCTATCGGCTATAACCTGATGCCGCATGAATTTACTATGCCAGAGCTGCAAAAGCTTTATGAAACTATTTTAGATAAAAAACTCGACCGTCGTAACTTTCAGCGTAAGATATTAGCTTACGATATCCTCGACCGGTCTGAGTACCCACGTAAAGGCGGCGCGCATAAAGCTCCATACCTGTATTCTTTCAATTTGGAAAAATATCAGCAGGCTTTAAAAGAAGGTTTATCTTCTGGGTGGTAG
- a CDS encoding SusC/RagA family TonB-linked outer membrane protein, with the protein MFKSLLLKARVLCLLLCCLLSSLVVTAQTKITGRVIGSDDRQPIVGAAVRIKGTQEGTVTDVNGNFSINARSGQSLVITYVGYTAQEVAVTGQPSYNVTLQVNNKSLNEVVVTGYTAQRKKDIAGAVATVSVNDAKKIPTSSTDQILQGQASGVTVVTSGAPGAGSNVFVRGISSIGNSSPLYVIDGVQTTSMSDLNPNDIESISVLKDAGSAAIYGVSGGNGVVVITTKKGRSGKSTISYDGFYGTQVPPGGNVWHILTPQDMSRLTYVANDAATYNKIYPGGPGTIPTYGWNGTQGSGAGSNIDLSLYRFDANNPSNDFLIQKFNQAGTDWFHEIYKSAPIQNHTISASGGNEKNQYFMSLGYLNQQGTLIETYLKRYQARVNTTFAITDHIRVGETANIYYRETPFLGNINPSSFYLPGYGNQQEGNAISMSYRIMPQIPVYDIGGNYGGTYTGPGGEPLGNASNPVANQVRAKDSRDKSWTIQGNAFAEVDFLKHFTARTLFGGTVISDWQYGFSALNAYNDYEAHNSSNGYREQSQYQTSYNWSNTLNYKQVFGKHNINALAGYEQRLTVGRYIGGTSTDLFSVVPDYGNVSNGTKNNVASSYAFQPTSIQSLFARVDYIYNDKYIIGGTIRRDGYSGFGNKKWGNFPAAVVAWRLSQEDFMKGISWLNDLKIRGSYGEAGSYANTPGNNSLTLYGAGFGTSYYAVNGTNVLQQGFYNNQIGNPATSWETDKIANIGFDATIIKNLDVSVEFYKKTVSGLLFPQPLPATVGGASVPFVNLGNIQNKGIDFSATYHGRAGSDFTYNIGATLTTYKNKISNIPGTGYVDLSGSRVGTITRDANGQPIGTFYGYKVIGIYNSNAEAATGATYDGAAAGSFKYADINGDGKINSDDRTFIGNPNPDFTYGLNLSATYKGFDFTTVLYGSQGNDDFNYTKYFTDFYPSFVGAKSSAALYNSWGSPGVTNPTVTKATYSQTMGSTIPSTYYVENGSFLKMRVLQIGYTINPNLLKRVGISKVHIYLQGTNLFTITKYDGLDPELQPSTANGVSGNYASGAFGIDYGSYPNNQRQYILGLNLTF; encoded by the coding sequence ATGTTTAAAAGTTTACTCCTCAAGGCGAGAGTATTGTGTTTGCTGCTATGCTGCCTGCTCTCTTCATTGGTAGTTACGGCTCAAACAAAAATCACCGGCCGGGTAATCGGCAGTGATGACAGGCAGCCCATTGTCGGGGCCGCTGTCCGCATTAAAGGTACTCAGGAAGGTACGGTGACTGATGTTAACGGTAACTTCTCCATTAATGCACGGTCGGGCCAGTCGCTCGTAATTACTTATGTGGGCTATACCGCCCAGGAGGTTGCTGTTACAGGGCAACCCAGCTACAATGTTACCTTACAGGTAAATAACAAATCACTTAACGAAGTGGTGGTTACTGGTTATACCGCACAACGCAAAAAAGATATTGCGGGTGCTGTAGCTACAGTTTCTGTTAACGATGCTAAAAAGATCCCTACCAGTAGTACAGACCAAATATTACAAGGCCAGGCTTCGGGTGTAACTGTAGTAACTTCAGGTGCTCCGGGTGCAGGTAGTAACGTATTTGTTCGTGGTATTTCAAGTATTGGTAACAGTTCGCCACTTTATGTAATTGATGGTGTGCAAACAACCAGCATGTCTGACCTTAACCCTAATGATATCGAAAGTATCAGCGTTTTGAAAGACGCAGGTTCTGCGGCTATCTATGGTGTATCAGGTGGTAATGGTGTTGTGGTAATTACTACCAAAAAAGGTAGAAGCGGTAAATCAACCATTTCTTATGATGGCTTTTACGGCACGCAAGTGCCTCCGGGCGGTAACGTATGGCACATCCTTACACCACAGGATATGTCGAGGTTAACTTATGTTGCCAATGATGCTGCCACCTACAATAAAATTTATCCGGGTGGGCCGGGTACCATCCCTACTTATGGTTGGAACGGTACTCAAGGCTCTGGCGCAGGTAGTAACATTGATTTGTCTTTGTATCGTTTTGATGCAAATAATCCGTCAAACGACTTCCTGATCCAGAAATTTAATCAGGCTGGTACAGATTGGTTCCACGAGATTTATAAATCTGCCCCAATTCAGAACCACACAATTAGCGCAAGCGGAGGTAACGAAAAAAACCAGTATTTTATGTCATTAGGCTACCTTAACCAACAAGGTACCCTGATCGAAACTTACCTGAAAAGATACCAGGCACGTGTTAATACTACTTTTGCCATCACAGATCATATCCGCGTAGGCGAAACGGCTAATATTTATTACAGGGAAACACCTTTCTTGGGTAACATAAACCCATCATCTTTCTATTTACCAGGTTATGGTAACCAGCAGGAAGGTAATGCCATTTCTATGAGTTACCGTATTATGCCTCAGATACCTGTATACGATATCGGTGGTAATTATGGTGGTACTTATACTGGTCCGGGTGGCGAGCCGCTGGGTAACGCATCAAACCCTGTAGCTAACCAGGTTAGGGCAAAAGACAGTCGCGACAAAAGCTGGACTATTCAGGGAAATGCATTTGCCGAAGTTGATTTCCTGAAACATTTTACTGCACGTACATTATTCGGCGGTACAGTAATTAGCGATTGGCAGTATGGCTTCAGTGCCTTAAATGCTTATAATGATTACGAAGCACACAACAGTTCAAATGGTTACCGTGAGCAATCTCAATATCAAACCAGCTATAACTGGTCAAACACGTTAAACTATAAGCAAGTATTTGGTAAGCATAACATTAATGCTTTAGCTGGTTACGAGCAAAGATTAACTGTAGGCAGATATATAGGTGGCACATCTACAGACCTGTTTTCTGTAGTACCAGATTATGGTAACGTAAGTAACGGTACTAAAAATAATGTGGCTTCAAGTTATGCCTTCCAGCCTACTTCTATCCAGTCATTATTCGCACGTGTAGATTACATTTATAATGATAAATATATCATCGGCGGTACGATCAGAAGGGACGGATACTCTGGTTTTGGCAACAAAAAATGGGGTAATTTCCCTGCTGCAGTTGTAGCATGGCGCCTTTCTCAGGAAGACTTTATGAAAGGTATCAGCTGGTTGAATGATTTAAAAATCCGTGGTAGCTACGGTGAAGCAGGTAGCTATGCAAATACACCGGGTAATAACTCTTTAACATTGTATGGTGCAGGTTTTGGTACATCATATTATGCTGTTAACGGTACCAACGTATTACAGCAAGGTTTTTATAACAACCAGATCGGTAACCCTGCTACAAGCTGGGAAACAGACAAAATTGCCAACATTGGTTTTGATGCAACTATTATCAAAAATTTAGATGTATCGGTTGAGTTTTACAAAAAGACGGTTAGCGGATTATTATTCCCTCAGCCATTGCCTGCAACCGTAGGTGGGGCAAGTGTGCCGTTTGTAAACCTTGGCAACATTCAAAATAAGGGTATCGACTTTTCTGCTACTTATCATGGCAGGGCAGGTAGTGATTTCACTTACAATATTGGTGCAACACTTACTACCTATAAAAACAAGATCAGCAATATCCCGGGTACTGGTTACGTAGATCTGTCAGGCTCACGCGTGGGTACCATTACCCGTGATGCTAACGGACAGCCAATCGGTACTTTCTACGGCTATAAAGTAATTGGTATTTATAACAGCAATGCAGAAGCCGCTACCGGCGCAACTTATGACGGTGCAGCTGCCGGTTCATTTAAGTATGCAGATATCAATGGCGATGGTAAAATCAACTCTGACGACCGTACATTTATCGGTAACCCAAATCCTGATTTTACTTATGGCTTAAATCTGAGCGCTACTTATAAAGGCTTTGATTTTACTACCGTATTGTATGGTTCACAGGGTAACGACGATTTTAACTACACCAAGTATTTTACAGATTTCTATCCATCATTTGTGGGTGCTAAATCAAGTGCAGCATTATACAACTCATGGGGTTCTCCGGGTGTAACAAATCCAACCGTTACTAAAGCAACCTATTCGCAAACAATGGGTTCAACCATTCCAAGTACTTATTATGTTGAAAACGGTTCGTTCCTGAAAATGCGTGTTTTACAAATTGGTTATACCATTAACCCAAATCTGTTAAAACGTGTTGGTATCAGCAAGGTTCACATTTATCTGCAAGGCACTAACCTGTTCACCATTACAAAATACGACGGTTTAGATCCTGAGTTGCAGCCATCTACTGCTAATGGTGTAAGCGGTAACTATGCGAGCGGAGCCTTTGGTATTGACTATGGTAGTTATCCGAACAACCAAAGGCAATACATCTTAGGTCTTAACTTAACATTCTAA
- a CDS encoding RagB/SusD family nutrient uptake outer membrane protein — MKNKFYKIVVPCTMALLSVTYSCKNYLDKPSTGTLTKDVLANRAGVEGLLIGAYSLLDGVYQGQSGDAWQTTVSNWSFGGIASDDAYKGSNPTDQPYAAEIMQHNVSVINDYILNKWRNIYNGVQRANDVLREIPLVTDGSIDATYKAQLIAEARFLRAVYHLEAAKIWRNVPFVDETVTYTANNLNVGNPGPIWDKIEADLSAAVAALPTTQTQIGRANKYAAEAFLAKAYMFDHKYDQAKTALADVINNGVTSSGAKYALGPFANNFNPSTKNGPEAVFSVQMSVGDNSSGFNGNAGDALNYPSGGPATCCGFYQPSFSFVNSFKVDPTTGLPLLDSFDSSDLKSDQGVAATDATYFPDTTTPVDARLDWSVGRRGIPYLDWGTHPGAAWTRDQPNGGPYSPIKNIYYKAQQSSTSDTYNGWAPNQSNSNNYNMIRFADVLLWAAECEVEVGSLAQAMAYVNQVRARAATTSGWVKGRLTGYTNGDASKPIVDNTQYAANYKVGLYTMANFTSKDQARKIVWFERKLELGMEGHRFFDLQRYDALYGGPGGANYMKNTIDAYIAHDASIPTMLNPTIKAATFTAGKSELYPIPQNQIDLQNGSLKQNPKY, encoded by the coding sequence ATGAAAAATAAATTCTATAAAATCGTAGTTCCGTGTACAATGGCTCTGCTATCGGTAACTTACTCTTGTAAAAATTACCTTGATAAGCCTTCTACCGGTACATTAACAAAAGACGTGCTTGCAAACAGGGCAGGTGTTGAGGGATTATTGATAGGCGCATATTCTCTTTTGGACGGTGTTTATCAGGGCCAGTCCGGCGATGCATGGCAAACTACAGTAAGTAACTGGAGCTTTGGCGGTATTGCATCTGATGATGCCTACAAAGGGTCAAACCCTACCGATCAGCCTTACGCTGCTGAAATCATGCAGCACAATGTAAGTGTGATTAATGATTATATTCTTAACAAGTGGAGGAATATTTACAACGGCGTTCAGCGTGCAAATGATGTGTTACGCGAAATTCCGCTGGTAACAGACGGTTCAATTGATGCAACTTATAAAGCACAGCTTATCGCAGAAGCTCGTTTCCTGAGAGCTGTTTACCATCTGGAGGCAGCTAAAATATGGAGAAACGTTCCGTTTGTTGATGAGACAGTTACATATACAGCTAACAACCTGAATGTAGGTAACCCAGGCCCGATATGGGATAAAATTGAGGCTGACCTAAGCGCTGCAGTAGCTGCTCTTCCAACCACCCAAACTCAAATTGGCCGTGCTAATAAGTATGCTGCAGAAGCATTTTTAGCGAAAGCTTACATGTTTGATCATAAGTATGATCAGGCTAAAACCGCACTTGCTGATGTGATAAACAATGGTGTTACTTCAAGCGGTGCCAAATATGCGTTGGGCCCATTTGCCAATAACTTTAACCCGTCTACTAAAAATGGTCCGGAAGCAGTGTTTTCTGTACAAATGTCTGTAGGTGATAATTCAAGCGGTTTCAATGGTAACGCTGGTGATGCGTTGAACTATCCAAGCGGTGGCCCGGCTACCTGCTGCGGTTTTTACCAGCCATCGTTCAGCTTTGTTAACTCGTTTAAAGTAGATCCTACAACTGGGCTTCCATTGCTGGATAGCTTTGACAGTAGCGACTTAAAAAGTGACCAGGGTGTTGCAGCTACAGACGCTACTTACTTTCCTGACACCACTACTCCGGTTGATGCACGCCTTGACTGGTCTGTTGGCCGTCGTGGTATTCCATACCTTGACTGGGGTACTCACCCAGGAGCAGCATGGACACGTGACCAGCCAAATGGTGGTCCTTACAGCCCTATCAAAAACATTTATTACAAAGCACAGCAATCATCAACCAGCGATACTTATAATGGCTGGGCTCCAAACCAATCTAACTCAAACAACTATAACATGATCCGCTTTGCCGACGTATTATTGTGGGCTGCTGAGTGTGAAGTTGAGGTGGGTAGCCTTGCACAGGCTATGGCTTATGTAAACCAGGTACGTGCACGTGCGGCAACTACAAGCGGTTGGGTAAAAGGCCGTTTAACCGGTTATACCAATGGCGATGCCAGCAAACCTATTGTTGATAATACGCAGTATGCAGCTAACTACAAAGTTGGTTTATATACTATGGCTAATTTTACTTCAAAAGACCAGGCACGCAAAATTGTATGGTTTGAGCGTAAGCTTGAATTAGGTATGGAAGGCCACCGTTTCTTTGATTTGCAACGTTATGACGCCCTTTATGGCGGCCCGGGTGGTGCAAACTATATGAAGAATACCATTGATGCATACATTGCACATGATGCCAGCATCCCTACTATGCTAAACCCAACTATTAAAGCTGCAACCTTTACCGCAGGTAAAAGCGAGCTTTATCCTATTCCGCAAAATCAGATCGATTTGCAGAACGGAAGTTTAAAACAAAATCCTAAATATTAA
- a CDS encoding VCBS repeat-containing protein codes for MRFVKYAIIFLASVTVFSCKKATLFQQIPSSYSNIKFKNQITETDSLNPLTLINIYNGGGVGVGDFNKDGKPDLYFTGNAVSNKLYLNKGDFKFEDITIKAGVAGKGGWARGVAVVDINNDGWPDIYVCNTLLNDSLKRTNLLYINQGNDKTGIPHFKEMAAEYGLNAHAHSTMAYFFDYDNDGDLDMYLAVNEIDLHDNPTLYRPVITDGSYHSTGRLYRNDWNAALNHPVYTDVSKQAGMNIEGYGHAASIVDINQDGWKDIYITNDFIGSDILYINNHDGTFTDAAKSYFKHTSLTAMGQDFEDINNDGLTDMFALDMNPEDNYRKKMFMPPNSYQMYQNSDYYGYQYQYPHNTLQLNQGMSLGERDSIAHPVFSEIGFLSGVSQTDWSWCPLITDFDNDGYRDIIITNGYPRDVTDHDFTTFRNEAYQVASLKQILSQIPIVKIPNYAYKNNGDLQFTDESKNWGMTVPSFSNGAVYADLDGDGDMDMIINNINDEAMVYKNTLRDNDADKGSNHYLQVAFVGDSKNIDGFGALVNIYYNHGQQQYYENTPYRGYLSTLQNFAHFGLGKIDKLDSVVVRWPNLKKQVLTNVKADQVLKVKMADAHVPYTFNRPVTDTKALFAEVTAEKGITYKNKDDDYVDFNVQKLLPHKLSEYTPAMASGDVNGDGLDDIIVGGSARYPAQVLLQQPNGKFLQKQLYPEEKNIADNFKDGALLLIDADGDGDLDLYIAGAGYANDRNSAPYRDRFYLNDGKGNFTEDKSAIVPNYTSKLCVRAIDYDKDGDLDLYVSGRVDPWNYPKPVSSLILRNDSKNGKVKFTDVTAAVAKELKNIGLVCDAEFTDFDNDGWPDLVLAGEWMPVTFLKNEKGKFKNVTSQSGISDKLGWWNTIASGDFDHDGDIDYIVGNVGLNTYYKASDKYPVYMTANDVDHNGSYDAFASMYFKDKNGEMKEYPVNTRDDAIKQVISLRIKFQNYKSYAEATMDQLFAPEALKGAIRLKANYIQSCYLRNDGGGKFTAVPLPVMAQISQLSGIVVDDFDGDGNLDVAMSGNDYGTEVTSGRYDAFNGLMLKGDGKGGFKPLSILQSGIYIPGNAKALVKLRDAKGAYLVAASQRLGPLKLFELNRQIKTVPLQPLDICARIKYKNGSSAKMEFYNGSSFLSQSARFFNIERNMAAVQITNSLGQTRNISLN; via the coding sequence ATGAGATTTGTTAAATACGCAATTATCTTTCTTGCTTCGGTTACAGTTTTCTCATGTAAAAAGGCAACTCTTTTTCAGCAAATCCCTTCCAGTTATTCTAACATTAAATTTAAAAATCAGATCACCGAAACCGACTCGCTAAACCCGTTAACGCTTATCAATATATACAATGGCGGTGGGGTAGGTGTGGGTGATTTCAATAAAGACGGCAAGCCCGATCTGTATTTTACAGGCAATGCCGTTTCTAATAAACTTTACCTTAATAAAGGCGACTTCAAGTTTGAAGACATCACCATAAAAGCAGGCGTAGCCGGAAAAGGAGGCTGGGCACGGGGCGTGGCTGTGGTGGATATTAATAATGATGGCTGGCCTGATATTTATGTGTGCAACACATTACTTAATGATTCTTTAAAACGTACTAATTTATTGTACATCAACCAGGGAAACGACAAAACCGGTATTCCGCATTTTAAAGAAATGGCTGCTGAGTATGGCCTCAATGCACATGCGCATTCCACAATGGCGTACTTTTTTGATTATGACAATGACGGAGATCTCGATATGTACCTTGCGGTGAACGAGATTGATTTACATGATAACCCTACTTTATACCGGCCGGTAATTACTGATGGTTCATACCACAGCACCGGGCGGTTATACCGAAACGATTGGAATGCGGCATTAAACCATCCGGTTTATACAGATGTATCTAAACAAGCCGGGATGAATATCGAAGGCTATGGTCATGCGGCCAGCATCGTTGATATTAATCAGGACGGTTGGAAAGATATTTACATCACCAATGATTTTATAGGCAGCGATATTTTATATATCAACAACCACGACGGTACATTTACCGATGCTGCCAAAAGCTACTTTAAACATACATCGCTTACAGCAATGGGGCAGGATTTTGAGGACATTAATAATGACGGCCTTACGGATATGTTCGCACTGGACATGAACCCGGAAGACAACTATCGTAAAAAGATGTTCATGCCGCCAAACTCATACCAGATGTATCAGAACAGTGATTACTATGGTTACCAGTATCAATATCCGCACAATACCTTGCAGCTTAATCAAGGCATGTCTTTAGGTGAACGCGATAGCATTGCGCATCCTGTTTTCAGCGAAATAGGTTTTCTGAGCGGTGTATCACAAACCGACTGGAGCTGGTGCCCGCTGATCACTGATTTTGATAATGATGGTTACCGCGATATCATCATTACAAACGGTTACCCAAGGGATGTAACAGATCATGATTTTACAACCTTCCGTAACGAGGCCTACCAGGTAGCTTCGCTTAAACAAATACTTAGCCAGATACCTATAGTTAAAATCCCTAATTATGCTTACAAAAATAACGGCGACCTGCAATTTACAGATGAGTCTAAAAATTGGGGAATGACCGTCCCTTCTTTTTCAAATGGCGCTGTATATGCCGATTTGGATGGTGACGGCGATATGGACATGATCATTAATAACATTAATGATGAAGCTATGGTGTATAAGAACACCCTGCGCGATAATGATGCTGATAAAGGCAGCAACCATTACCTGCAGGTTGCCTTTGTTGGCGATAGCAAAAATATCGACGGCTTTGGCGCATTGGTTAATATATATTACAACCACGGCCAGCAGCAGTATTACGAAAACACACCATACCGCGGCTATTTATCAACGCTGCAAAATTTTGCACATTTCGGCTTAGGGAAGATCGATAAACTTGATTCTGTGGTAGTGCGTTGGCCCAATCTTAAAAAGCAGGTATTGACTAACGTAAAGGCAGATCAGGTACTTAAAGTTAAAATGGCGGATGCACATGTGCCATATACTTTTAATCGTCCTGTCACAGATACTAAAGCGTTATTTGCCGAAGTAACTGCCGAAAAAGGTATCACTTACAAAAACAAGGATGATGACTATGTGGATTTTAACGTGCAGAAACTATTACCCCATAAACTATCTGAGTATACACCGGCAATGGCATCGGGTGATGTAAATGGCGACGGGCTTGATGATATTATAGTCGGCGGTAGTGCGCGTTACCCGGCGCAGGTTTTATTACAGCAACCTAACGGCAAGTTTTTGCAAAAGCAGTTATATCCGGAGGAAAAAAATATTGCAGATAATTTTAAAGACGGTGCTTTGCTGCTTATTGATGCCGATGGCGACGGTGACCTTGATTTATATATAGCAGGCGCCGGTTATGCTAACGACCGCAATTCCGCACCATATCGCGACAGGTTTTATCTGAACGATGGTAAGGGTAACTTTACCGAAGATAAATCGGCTATAGTGCCTAATTACACAAGTAAGCTTTGTGTAAGGGCGATAGATTATGATAAAGACGGTGACCTTGACCTTTATGTTTCGGGGAGGGTTGATCCGTGGAATTATCCTAAACCGGTATCAAGCCTGATCTTGCGTAATGATAGCAAAAACGGCAAGGTGAAATTTACAGATGTCACTGCTGCCGTTGCCAAAGAACTTAAAAACATCGGCTTGGTTTGCGATGCTGAATTTACCGACTTTGACAACGACGGCTGGCCTGACCTTGTGCTTGCTGGTGAATGGATGCCGGTTACCTTCCTGAAAAATGAGAAAGGTAAATTTAAAAATGTAACAAGCCAAAGCGGTATCAGCGATAAGTTAGGGTGGTGGAATACCATCGCTTCAGGTGATTTTGATCACGACGGAGACATCGACTACATAGTGGGTAACGTTGGCTTAAACACTTATTACAAAGCAAGCGATAAATATCCGGTCTACATGACTGCAAACGATGTTGACCATAACGGCAGCTATGATGCCTTTGCTTCGATGTACTTTAAGGATAAAAATGGGGAGATGAAAGAGTACCCCGTTAACACCCGCGATGATGCCATTAAACAGGTGATCAGTTTGCGTATAAAATTCCAAAACTATAAATCGTACGCCGAAGCTACCATGGATCAGTTGTTCGCACCCGAAGCACTGAAAGGTGCCATCAGGTTAAAGGCTAATTACATCCAGTCGTGCTATTTAAGAAATGATGGTGGCGGCAAGTTTACCGCAGTTCCGCTTCCTGTAATGGCACAGATCTCACAATTATCCGGCATAGTGGTAGATGATTTTGATGGCGACGGTAACCTGGATGTGGCAATGAGTGGTAATGATTATGGCACCGAAGTTACCAGCGGAAGGTACGATGCCTTTAATGGTTTAATGCTAAAAGGTGATGGTAAGGGCGGTTTTAAACCGTTGTCGATACTGCAAAGCGGAATTTATATTCCGGGTAATGCAAAGGCACTGGTTAAACTTAGAGATGCTAAAGGTGCATATCTTGTTGCCGCTAGCCAGCGTTTAGGCCCATTGAAACTTTTTGAACTAAACAGGCAGATTAAAACAGTGCCATTGCAGCCTTTAGATATTTGCGCCCGTATAAAGTATAAAAATGGCAGCAGTGCCAAAATGGAGTTTTATAACGGTTCTTCGTTTTTGTCACAATCAGCCAGATTTTTTAATATTGAGCGTAACATGGCGGCTGTGCAAATAACCAACAGCCTGGGCCAAACCAGAAACATATCACTTAACTAA